One Chanodichthys erythropterus isolate Z2021 chromosome 10, ASM2448905v1, whole genome shotgun sequence DNA segment encodes these proteins:
- the si:ch1073-335m2.2 gene encoding msx2-interacting protein isoform X9, which translates to MFASGVSSSPAASALSGGFDASESHFESRIRDPFTLSSSARRDPYRDDRGRRADRTYHHHRRSRSSHSSQSRHPSPQRSAGQTPKAAHSPKRAPVSPSRGPRSRSRSPSSSSDSVSSTSSTGSGSSDSNSSSSEGSRARSVQSTATHAPPAPPVLALDSDEPRRSFGIRVQNLPTRSTDTSLKDGLFHEFKKYGKVTSVQIHGASEERYGLVFFRQQEDQEKALSVSKGKLFFGMLIEVTAWNGPETESENEFRPLDGRIDEFHPKATRTLFIGNLEKTTNYQQLLDVFQRFGEIVDIDIKRVNGIPQYAFVQYSDIASVCKAIKKMDGEYLGTNRLKLGFGKSMPTACVWLDGLTSNITEQYLTRHFCRYGPVVKVVFDRLKGMALILYNNTDFAQAAVRETKGWKIGGNKIKMKTKAKLEMAGRINTDAAVVDFASQESQMAFYRSMQASGQDIRDFYDIPSERREERRTPYHEFSAERAYYENVRTPGIYAEDPRRDYPGRSRDRYAELDHYQGEHYDPRYHEDPREYRDYRDPFEDIRKYSYIQRERERERERFEADRGRWSPSHQRRPLTPSASPSPSDRVSREAERRVYRHSSERSGSCSSLSPPPPQFEKSEKSPVDYKSEGLEREMEQTEAERASGAESKKRSRRKEKADREKGEKAKQRRGKVQSPTVPHSEAEREASLDLGSGKVKVSDLESQERQKHKGDKEPSPTDHVTRLESQKGERLDQCKSESLDRDGKGKSKKHLKSDSGSDGKDSLLDSDRLAARKRRFGDPSGKTIRQKRGRLEDDLVSAISQPAEFAMNTGFAKETDVDVKAEKEAQKREHSKSRIGSHYSQREELDSTTRGTSQGPPLRPGELSEVDILDSKSHPVPRRFSNDGTSDKDNKVRDEYLENIDLSQSYRKQMEQNRRLRQQLQTPDKPGKTETHQGIDAEDLEHRSLVHEVGKPPQDVTDTSPPSKIKKQESFEMEMSAKRERIYRTVRQKSEDLEWNNTNSPRFQHAPLQREEEYADPRIQMTVREVKEPSKPEDNVPLDLELASKRMQTSQMSKMSTSLQDEQQRRWESQLKQDLLPDFSRTSEKRRLNRKYLDYGLWPDLEPGEVRSDSEEDRENKPNSPAPSTSVSFSERHRPDRLSESKLTSSLERHKFRSFADDQTITPDTKALLERAKSLSSSREDNWSFLDYDSHFASFRSRKDTEKVESAPRPTPSWYMKKKKIRSESEDKVDDRKEDPKPEEQERRELFASRFLHSSIFEQDSRRLQHLEQKHEDPEHGIGYLYSQQGPAEGQPDPEPVVLFHSRFLELTRLQQQKNKEQIPQNTKHEESIDATRVSKTPEEEQAPQQQNAAEPSIHQAEIKSISPVQAPQTSPVQAPQISPPALAAKESLPSAETECADTPTYNLLDPSMKEEDKEHELPSAQSLKPLLEEPSEPNCSPECQESKIPVEEIVLKTNDFESAPETNQVVVELLSSNETPASNLQPETEPPVKFPESQSPLSSIPSEQHEKEPEPPVTEAESNSTDDQKVADNYPVEEAVSPPPKSRNKKAKTSPTTPVTTPLPATPDKQSTRKSVRIDKEKLKRSSSPRGVASKAVPDSKSASKSPGHSTEMEQGTEQNVPSRARRRNVRSVYAKPFEDENALQPGKDAESPRAVRKRGVDKDVGTDVETVTAAPLKRGRPPKNRRQAEDVPAGKTERSKSTESKELDAIEMNSEDVPKVGKGKFSPHTQKGVSPVNVSASGNGKKGDKMEKISESSKLITEENSLVLKNLTIRLDVTEVKAMLQTSEDEPGADDSPKKSSPGVSSKDEVLEAKFENNAMDEVNNCEGETLPASTKAIEPDVALLSRELELEQAVENIAKLTEDASPPPFKSNLTKAQRSLAEEPERDSEEEKPANPSSETELAAAIDSITSEDTSCTLPQEQIINSAVDSDADMQTLGSSSKVSETCVSTTVEETITTPKKVCKGRAKASKKGKGQKGAGSKKEPFKDAVLDAENIPVKSPESIPTELPTVTERSPTSTAVVITSSSKQGVTLTAPNADIPNEPELPLKTEMDIPKSSPALSRSPTSKYQPYSYKNTSPSMSPTRTCLKNLSSYPSRISVSPTERFNQPKEAGVLSPPQTSVESPTLPSDTPVHDANSGDLRKILTKPRTGPVLDIGATSGNMHPHSVRESDITPDVVTSKSAHQDNRQPSVSAQPVVRQPASIPSPETKQIFSEKSVISVIASTPTSVISRVCNPPDSEDKPNVPIGNPFLDKQPPKQIYQPSLEESSTYHGPPVGEEGGNAGRYIVESTSLSTGSSTGLRVQTSEGVVVLSHSGQKMEGPHRISAKISQIPPASAVDIESQQLVSMPQIKQELYSASQPPSSKCSLPSDHGHSMKPQLNVSTIKQESALDKLESSYTPVQSGVVKILQQTPGPSQVMSYHHTVMKHPKKGDGSESLSVDGVKPAWVPTISPAISPHLPPAASNHVGFIAGTSTDRTPSLIQPKQEPRSPRKSGHPHSPFAKVSSPIGSSSPKGVSMVLPPGLPPLSPYVSTVHHSEQSVIMPPHNAHSGIGRMSPHRVGPIGHLTQGEVRVNTPPLSMMNYAIHSESLTSSWPPGQQRPTSPQAVGNREMVLKVNTANARSHDGGEEEARRFHTSLGRPPAAQLKPESIPAEYRGALPSGLPIERFNMSPRDMRVLIHHQQSDRPTAELHQVHVPENMPPSSTPTSMAASLSPRPHLLAKGVSEKDPSKTSELRRAQTPPSKEGMMAIRSAMPPMASPQRVQLMTPGAGTSFPEYSAMYTNLRPTHAQFADNSPMGINQSTHSIPQSQATQEPESSQPQAEAKVELVGHQPVNMVQLLTKYPIVWQGLLALKNDTAAVQLHFLCGNKALGLRSLPLPESGGILRIVQRMRLEAQQLEGVARRMTGESDFCLLLAMPCGVNQDDVLNQTQALKSAFINYLQAKLAAGIINVPNPGSNQPAYVLQIFPPCEFSESHLSRLAPDLLSQISSISPHLMIVITSV; encoded by the exons ATGTTTGCCTCCGGGGTCAGCTCCAGCCCGGCCGCTAGTGCTCTTAGCGGTGGCTTTGATGCGTCCGAGTCTCACTTTGAGTCTCGGATTCGTGACCCTTTTACCCTTTCCAGTTCCGCTCGCCGCGACCCGTACCGGGACGATAGGGGCCGGCGCGCTGACCGGACGTACCACCATCATCGGCGGAGCCGGTCCTCGCACTCTTCCCAGTCCCGGCACCCGTCGCCTCAGAGGAGCGCGGGACAGACCCCTAAAGCCGCCCACTCGCCCAAAAGAGCGCCCGTGTCTCCCAGCCGGGGCCCGCGCTCGCGCTCACGCAGCCCGTCTTCAAGCTCGGACTCGGTCAGCAGCACCAGCAGCACTGGCAGCGGCAG cagtgattcaaacaGCAGCTCCAGTGAAGGGTCGCGAGCGCGCTCAGTGCAGTCTACGGCCACTCACGCTCCTCCTGCTCCTCCTGTGCTCGCGCTGGACTCTGACGAGCCACGGAGGAGCTTCGGCATCAGAGTCCAGAACCTCCCGACACGATCCACAG ATACGAGTTTGAAAGACGGGCTCTTTCACGAGTTTAAGAAGTATGGGAAGGTGACATCGGTGCAGATCCACGGGGCGTCGGAAGAGCGCTACGGTTTGGTGTTCTTCCGACAGCAGGAGGACCAGGAGAAAGCCCTCAGCGTGTCCAAAGGGAAGCTCTTCTTCGGGATGCTGATCGAGGTCACGGCCTGGAACGGCCCCGAGACGGAGAGCGAGAATGAGTTTCGTCCCCTGGACGGACGCATCGACGAGTTTCACCCCAAGGCCACTCGTACGCTGTTTATCGGAAACCTGGAGAAGACCACCAACTATCAGCAGCTACTCGACGTCTTCCAGCGCTTCGGGGAGATTGTG GATATTGATATCAAGAGGGTGAATGGCATTCCCCAGTATGCATTTGTTCAATACTCTGATATTGCAAGTGTTTGTAAAGCCATTAAGAAAATGGATGGAGAGTATCTCGGCACCAACAGACTGAAG CTTGGGTTTGGGAAGAGTATGCCGACAGCATGCGTGTGGTTGGACGGGCTGACCTCGAATATCACAGAGCAGTACCTCACACGACACTTCTGTCGCTACGGACCCGTCGTTAAG GTTGTGTTTGATAGGTTAAAAGGAATGGCTCTTATTCTGTACAACAACACTGATTTTGCCCAAGCAGCTGTTAGAGAAACCAAAGGATGGAAGATAGGAGGGAACAAAATTAAG ATGAAGACTAAGGCAAAATTAGAAATGGCTGGCAGAATTAACACTGATGCAGCtgtg GTTGATTTTGCCAGTCAGGAGAGTCAAATGGCTTTCTATCGATCTATGCAGGCATCAGGGCAGGACATCCGTGACTTTTATGATATTCCATCAGAGAGGAG gGAAGAGAGGCGAACTCCTTATCATGAGTTTTCAGCTGAGCGGGCATATTACGAGAATGTAAGGACTCCTGGCATTTACGCCGAAGACCCCCGTCGAGACTATCCTGGTCGCAGTCGCGATCGCTATGCAGAGTTGGATCATTACCAAGGAGAACATTACGATCCCCGCTATCATGAGGACCCACGGGAATACAGAGATTATCGAGACCCTTTTGAGGACATCAGGAAGTACAGCTATATCCAGCGTGAACGTGAACGGGAGCGGGAGCGATTTGAGGCCGATCGAGGCAGATGGAGCCCGTCTCATCAGCGTCGTCCCTTAACTCCCTCTGCTTCACCCTCACCTTCTGATCGAGTCTCACGAGAAGCTGAAAGACGCGTGTACAGACACTCCTCTGAGAGATCTGGAAGCTGCAGCTCACTGTCTCCACCTCCACCTCAGTTTGAGAAATCTGAGAAATCGCCAGTAGATTACAAATCAGAAGGACTGGAGAGAGAAATGGAGCAGACCGAAGCAGAGCGTGCAAGTGGAGCGGAGAGCAAGAAGCGTAGCAGACGCAAGGAaaaggctgacagagagaaggGAGAGAAAGCAAAGCAAAGGAGAGGCAAAGTGCAGTCTCCCACTGTTCCTCATTCTGAAGCAGAGAGAGAGGCTAGTCTGGATTTGGGTTCTGGGAAAGTAAAAGTTTCAGATTTAGAGAGTCAAGAAAGGCAGAAGCATAAAGGGGACAAAGAACCCTCTCCTACTGACCACGTTACTCGCCTCGAGTCTCAAAAGGGAGAGAGACTCGATCAGTGCAAAAGTGAGTCGTTAGACAGGGATGGGAAAGGAAAGTcaaagaaacatttaaaatctgACTCTGGTAGTGATGGCAAAGATTCCCTTTTAGATTCTGACAGACTTGCAGCGAGAAAGAGGCGGTTTGGTGATCCCAGTGGGAAAACTATAAGACAGAAAAGAGGCCGTCTAGAGGATGATCTAGTTTCTGCGATTAGCCAACCTGCAGAATTTGCAATGAACACAGGATTTGCAAAAGAGACTGATGTTGATGTGAAAGCAGAGAAAGAGGCTCAAAAAAGAGAACACTCCAAATCCAGGATTGGTTCTCATTATAGTCAAAGGGAAGAGCTGGATAGCACTACGAGAGGGACGTCTCAAGGCCCACCATTACGACCAGGTGAATTATCTGAAGTGGATATTTTGGACTCAAAATCGCACCCTGTGCCTAGGCGATTTTCAAACGATGGAACCTCAGATAAGGACAACAAAGTAAGGGACGAATATCTAGAAAATATTGACCTTTCTCAGAGTTACCGCAAACAGATGGAGCAAAACCGGCGGCTACGGCAGCAGCTGCAGACGCCTGATAAACCAGGAAAGACAGAAACTCATCAAGGTATAGATGCAGAAGATCTTGAGCATCGTAGTCTGGTGCATGAGGTTGGCAAGCCTCCGCAGGATGTAACCGATACCTCACCTCCAAGTAAGATCAAGAAACAAGAGTCCTTTGAGATGGAAATGAGTGCTAAGAGGGAAAGGATTTACCGAACAGTTCGGCAAAAGAGTGAAGACCTTGAGTGGAATAACACAAACTCTCCAAGGTTTCAGCATGCCCCGCTACAAAGAGAGGAAGAATATGCAGACCCCCGTATTCAAATGACTGTGAGAGAAGTAAAAGAACCCTCAAAACCTGAAGATAATGTTCCATTAGATCTGGAACTTGCCAGTAAACGGATGCAAACCTCACAGATGTCAAAGATGAGTACATCGCTACAAGATGAGCAGCAAAGACGATGGGAGAGTCAACTAAAGCAAGACTTGTTACCAGACTTTTCAAGGACCTCTGAGAAAAGACGTCTCAATCGGAAGTACTTGGATTATGGACTTTGGCCTGATTTGGAACCTGGTGAAGTGCGTTCTGACTCTGAAGAGGATCGTGAAAATAAGCCCAACTCTCCTGCGCCATCAACTTCTGTATCTTTCTCTGAAAGGCATCGTCCAGACAGGTTGTCAGAGTCCAAGCTAACATCCTCTCTAGAGAGACACAAATTCCGTTCTTTTGCAGATGATCAGACAATCACTCCAGATACTAAAGCTTTGTTAGAGCGTGCAAAGTCTTTGTCCTCCTCAAGAGAAGACAACTGGTCTTTCCTTGATTATGATTCACATTTTGCCAGTTTCAGAAGTAGAAAGGACACCGAAAAGGTAGAGTCAGCACCAAGACCAACTCCCTCATGGTacatgaagaagaaaaaaattcgAAGTGAGTCTGAAGACAAAGTGGATGACAGGAAAGAAGATCCAAAGCCAGAAGAACAGGAGAGACGAGAGTTGTTTGCGTCGCGTTTTTTGCACAGTTCTATTTTTGAGCAGGATTCAAGGCGTCTCCAGCATCTGGAGCAAAAGCATGAGGACCCTGAACATGGTATTGGATATCTGTACTCTCAGCAAGGCCCAGCAGAAGGGCAGCCTGACCCAGAACCAGTTGTGCTTTTCCATAGCCGTTTCTTGGAGCTAACAAGGTTGCAGCAACAGAAGAATAAAGAACAAATCCCTCAAAATACCAAGCATGAAGAATCCATAGATGCAACTAGAGTAAGTAAAACACCAGAGGAAGAACAAGCTCCACAGCAACAAAATGCTGCTGAACCTAGTATCCATCAAGCTGAGATCAAATCAATTAGCCCTGTTCAGGCTCCTCAGACTAGTCCTGTCCAAGCTCCTCAAATATCACCGCCTGCTTTAGCAGCCAAAGAATCCTTGCCATCAGCAGAAACAGAATGTGCTGATACTCCTACCTATAATTTGCTTGATCCTTCCATGAAGGAGGAAGATAAAGAGCATGAATTGCCCTCAGCTCAGTCATTAAAGCCTTTACTTGAGGAACCCTCAGAACCCAATTGTTCTCCAGAATGCCAAGAGTCAAAGATACCAGTCGAGGAGATTGTATTGAAGACTAATGACTTTGAAAGTGCTCCTGAAACCAACCAAGTTGTTGTAGAACTGCTCTCGAGCAACGAAACACCAGCCAGCAATTTGCAACCAGAGACCGAGCCTCCAGTCAAGTTTCCTGAATCCCAAAGTCCCCTCTCAAGTATCCCTTCTGAGCAACATGAAAAGGAACCTGAGCCACCTGTTACAGAGGCTGAATCTAACAGTACAGATGATCAGAAAGTTGCTGATAATTATCCAGTTGAAGAAGCTGTGTCTCCCCCTCCAAAGTCAAGAAATAAAAAAGCTAAAACCTCTCCTACCACACCGGTAACTACACCTCTGCCTGCTACCCCAGACAAACAGAGTACCCGCAAAAGTGTGCGCATTgacaaagaaaaactgaaacGCTCATCTTCTCCAAGAGGAGTGGCATCCAAGGCAGTACCTGATTCAAAGTCAGCAAGTAAGTCCCCTGGGCACAGCACAGAAATGGAGCAAGGTACAGAGCAAAATGTACCATCTAGGGCAAGACGTAGGAATGTGCGTTCTGTTTATGCTAAACCATTTGAAGATGAAAATGCTCTGCAACCTGGAAAAGATGCTGAATCACCTCGTGCTGTGCGGAAGCGTGGCGTAGATAAAGATGTGGGTACTGATGTAGAGACTGTTACTGCAGCACCCTTGAAACGGGGACGCCCCCCCAAGAATCGACGCCAAGCAGAGGATGTACCAGCAGGAAAAACTGAACGGTCAAAATCAACTGAGTCTAAAGAATTGGATGCAATTGAGATGAACAGTGAGGATGTTCCCAAAGTAGGTAAAGGCAAATTTTCACCCCACACACAAAAAGGAGTAAGTCCAGTGAATGTATCTGCATCTGGAAATGGAAAAAAGGGAGACAAAATGGAGAAAATATCAGAAAGTTCCAAACTCATTACTGAAGAAAACTCTCTTGTTCTTAAAAACCTTACAATTCGGCTTGATGTGACCGAGGTAAAGGCAATGCTTCAGACTAGTGAAGATGAACCTGGAGCTGATGATTCTCCCAAAAAGAGCTCACCTGGTGTGTCTTCAAAGGATGAGGTACTAGAAGCTAAATTTGAAAATAATGCCATGGATGAAGTTAATAATTGTGAAGGAGAAACATTGCCTGCTTCAACAAAAGCCATTGAGCCAGATGTAGCTTTGCTGTCTCGAGAGCTGGAGCTTGAGCAAGCTGTTGAGAATATTGCAAAGCTGACAGAAGATGCATCTCCTCCTCCGTTCAAAAGTAACTTGACAAAGGCACAACGTTCATTAGCTGAAGAACCAGAGCGTGACTCAGAAGAAGAAAAGCCTGCAAATCCATCCAGTGAAACAGAACTTGCTGCTGCTATAGATTCCATTACGTCAGAGGACACATCTTGTACCCTGCCacaagaacaaataatcaactCTGCTGTAGATTCGGATGCTGATATGCAGACGCTTGGATCCAGTTCAAAAGTATCTGAAACCTGTGTTAGCACAACAGTTGAGGAGACCATAACCACTCCTAAAAAAGTGTGTAAAGGCAGAGCAAAAGCTTCAAAGAAGGGCAAAGGCCAAAAGGGTGCTGGAAGCAAAAAGGAACCCTTCAAAGATGCAGTTTTGGATGCTGAAAACATCCCTGTGAAGTCACCAGAATCCATACCCACCGAACTTCCAACAGTCACAGAAAGATCACCCACAAGTACAGCTGTTGTCATTACTTCATCGTCCAAGCAGGGTGTAACTTTAACAGCGCCTAATGCAGACATTCCAAACGAACCTGAGTTGCCTCTTAAAACTGAGATGGATATCCCAAAATCTTCTCCTGCTCTCAGCAGAAGCCCAACATCCAAGTATCAGCCTTAttcatacaaaaacacatcccCCTCAATGTCTCCAACAAGAACTTGCCTCAAGAATTTATCCTCATACCCAAGCAGGATTTCTGTTTCCCCAACAGAGCGCTTCAATCAGCCAAAAGAAGCTGGGGTCCTCTCCCCTCCACAGACCTCTGTAGAGAGCCCGACATTACCCTCAGATACCCCTGTTCATGATGCCAACTCAGGTGATTTGCGTAAAATCCTCACAAAGCCTAGAACTGGCCCAGTGTTGGACATTGGTGCTACATCTGGGAATATGCATCCTCATTCTGTAAGGGAAAGTGACATTACACCAGATGTGGTAACCAGCAAAAGTGCTCATCAAGATAACAGGCAACCCTCCGTTTCAGCCCAACCTGTAGTTCGACAACCTGCTTCTATACCATCCCCGGAAACAAAGCAGATCTTCAGTGAGAAGTCCGTTATTTCGGTTATTGCTTCCACTCCTACCTCTGTCATCAGTCGAGTTTGCAATCCCCCTGACTCAGAGGATAAGCCAAATGTTCCCATTGGAAATCCCTTTCTCGACAAACAACCTCCAAAACAGATTTACCAGCCAAGCTTGGAGGAAAGCAGTACTTACCATGGTCCACCAGTCGGTGAGGAAGGTGGAAATGCTGGTCGTTATATTGTGGAGAGTACATCGCTGAGTACAGGTTCAAGCACAGGACTGAGAGTTCAGACATCAGAAGGTGTAGTGGTGCTGAGTCATTCTGGACAGAAAATGGAGGGGCCACATCGCATAAGTGCCAAAATCAGCCAGATCCCACCTGCCAGTGCTGTGGACATAGAGTCACAGCAGCTGGTGTCCATGCCCCAGATCAAGCAGGAACTTTACAGTGCCTCCCAGCCACCATCTTCGAAATGCTCACTTCCTTCAGATCATGGGCATTCAATGAAACCACAACTAAATGTCTCCACAATTAAACAAGAGTCTGCACTGGACAAATTAGAATCCTCTTACACTCCAGTTCAAAGTGGAGTTGTTAAAATATTGCAACAAACGCCTGGCCCATCACAGGTCATGAGTTACCATCATACTGTGATGAAGCACCCCAAGAAGGGAGATGGGTCAGAGTCCCTCAGCGTGGATGGCGTGAAACCTGCCTGGGTCCCAACTATTAGTCCGGCTATAAGTCCACATCTTCCCCCAGCAGCAAGCAATCATGTTGGGTTCATAGCTGGCACATCGACAGATCGAACTCCGTCACTTATTCAACCTAAGCAGGAGCCGCGATCTCCCAGGAAATCTGGACACCCTCATTCTCCTTTTGCCAAAGTGTCGTCTCCTATAGGCTCTTCATCTCCAAAAGGTGTGTCTATGGTCCTTCCCCCTGGGTTACCCCCTCTGTCCCCATATGTTTCCACTGTCCACCACTCTGAGCAGTCTGTGATCATGCCCCCACACAATGCTCACAGTGGTATTGGAAGAATGTCACCACACCGTGTTGGCCCAATAGGGCACCTCACTCAGGGTGAGGTAAGAGTGAACACTCCTCCTCTCTCTATGATGAACTATGCCATTCACTCTGAAAGCCTCACTTCCTCTTGGCCACCTGGCCAGCAGCGACCCACATCTCCCCAGGCCGTGGGGAACAGGGAAATGGTCCTCAAAGTTAACACAGCCAATGCAAGAAGCCATGATGGGGGGGAAGAAGAGGCAAGGCGTTTCCATACATCTCTTGGAAGACCACCAGCTGCTCAACTGAAACCAGAATCCATACCAGCAGAATATCGTGGAGCTCTCCCCAGTGGTTTACCAATCGAACGATTCAACATGTCACCAAGAGACATGCGAGTACTCATTCACCACCAGCAAAGCGATCGTCCCACTGCAGAATTACACCAGGTGCATGTCCCTGAGAACATGCCACCCTCTTCAACTCCTACCAGCATGGCGGCATCTCTTTCCCCTCGGCCACACTTGTTAGCAAAGGGAGTATCTGAGAAGGACCCCTCGAAAACATCAGAGCTTAGGAGGGCACAGACCCCTCCCAGTAAGGAGGGAATGATGGCAATCCGTAGTGCAATGCCTCCCATGGCTTCTCCTCAGAGAGTTCAGCTGATGACACCAGGAGCTGGAACATCCTTCCCTGAATATTCAGCCATGTATACAAACCTACGGCCCACCCACGCTCAGTTTGCTGATAATTCTCCAATGGGGATTAACCAGTCCACCCATAGCATCCCACAATCACAGGCAA CTCAAGAGCCAGAGTCAAGTCAGCCACAAGCTGAAGCTAAAGTGGAGTTGGTTGGACATCAGCCGGTGAATATGGTGCAGCTTCTGACG AAATACCCTATTGTGTGGCAAGGCCTACTGGCACTGAAGAATGATACAGCAGCGGTTCAGCTGCATTTCTTATGTGGAAACAAAGCTCTTGGCCTGCGGTCTTTGCCTCTCCCGGAGAGTGGAGGGATTCTCCGCATCGTACAGAGAATGAGGCTGGAGGCGCAGCAGTTGGAGGGAGTCGCTCGCAGAATGACG GGGGAGAGTGACTTCTGCCTCCTGTTGGCCATGCCGTGTGGCGTCAACCAGGACGACGTGTTGAACCAAACGCAGGCGCTCAAATCTGCCTTCATCAATTACCTGCAGGCCAAACTGGCGGCTGGAATCATCAACGTCCCCAATCCCGGCTCCAATCAG CCTGCCTACGTGCTGCAGATCTTCCCACCGTGCGAGTTTTCCGAGAGCCACCTGTCGCGGCTCGCTCCGGACCTCCTCAGCCAGATCTCCAGCATCTCTCCGCACCTCATGATTGTCATCACCTCTGTGTGA